A stretch of Mus musculus strain C57BL/6J chromosome 19, GRCm38.p6 C57BL/6J DNA encodes these proteins:
- the Cstf2t gene encoding cleavage stimulation factor subunit 2 tau variant: MSSLAVRDPAMDRSLRSVFVGNIPYEATEEQLKDIFSEVGSVVSFRLVYDRETGKPKGYGFCEYQDQETALSAMRNLNGREFSGRALRVDNAASEKNKEELKSLGPAAPIIDSPYGDPIDPEDAPESITRAVASLPPEQMFELMKQMKLCVQNSHQEARNMLLQNPQLAYALLQAQVVMRIMDPEIALKILHRKIHVTPLIPGKSQPVSGPGPGGPGPSGPGGPGPGPAPGLCPGPNVMLNQQNPPAPQPQHLPRRPVKDIPPLMQTSIQGGIPAPGPIPAAVPGPGPGSLTPGGAMQPQVGMPVVGPVPLERGQMQISDPRPPMPRGPMPSGGIPPRGLLGDAPNDPRGGTLLSVTGEVEPRGYMGPPHQGPPMHHGHDNRGPASHDMRGGPLAADPRMLIGEPRGPMIDQRGLPMDGRGGRESRGMETRPMETEVLEPRGMERRMETCAMETRGMDARGLEMRGPGPSSRGPMTGGIQGPGPINMGAGGPQGPRQVPNIAGVGNPGGTMQGAGIQGGGMQGAGMQGGGMQGAGMQGGGMQGAGMQAGMQGASMQGGMQGAGMQGASKQGGGQPSSFSPGQSQVTPQDQEKAALIMQVLQLTADQIAMLPPEQRQSILILKEQIQKSTGAS, encoded by the coding sequence ATGTCGAGTTTGGCGGTCAGAGACCCAGCCATGGATCGATCGCTGCGTTCGGTGTTCGTGGGGAACATTCCGTATGAGGCGACGGAGGAGCAGTTAAAGGACATTTTCTCAGAGGTTGGTTCAGTTGTCAGTTTCCGTCTCGTCTACGATAGAGAGACTGGGAAGCCCAAGGGTTATGGCTTCTGCGAGTACCAAGACCAGGAGACTGCGCTCAGTGCCATGCGAAACCTCAATGGGCGAGAGTTTAGTGGGAGAGCGCTTCGGGTGGACAATGCCGCCAGCGAAAAGAACAAGGAGGAGTTAAAGAGCTTAGGCCCGGCGGCCCCCATCATTGACTCCCCCTATGGGGACCCTATcgacccagaagatgctccagaaTCGATTACTAGAGCAGTCGCCAGCTTGCCCCCAGAGCAGATGTTTGAGCTCATGAAGCAGATGAAGTTGTGTGTCCAGAACAGTCACCAGGAAGCTCGAAACATGCTACTTCAGAACCCACAGTTGGCGTATGCTTTGCTGCAGGCACAAGTGGTGATGAGAATCATGGATCCAGAGATTGCACTGAAAATTTTGCATCGTAAGATACATGTCACACCACTGATCCCAGGCAAATCTCAGCCGGTCTCTGGGCCTGGCCCTGGTGGGCCTGGGCCTAGTGGGCCTGGCGGCCCTGGCCCCGGCCCTGCCCCTGGCCTCTGCCCGGGACCTAACGTCATGTTGAACCAACAGAATCCTCCTGCCCCTCAGCCTCAGCATCTGCCAAGAAGACCTGTGAAGGACATTCCACCTCTGATGCAGACCTCTATCCAGGGAGGAATTCCAGCTCCGGGGCCAATACCAGCTGCAGTTCCTGGACCTGGACCTGGTTCCTTAACTCCAGGAGGAGCAATGCAGCCACAAGTTGGCATGCCAGTGGTTGGTCCAGTGCCCCTGGAGCGAGGACAGATGCAGATATCAGATCCTAGACCTCCGATGCCTCGTGGACCCATGCCTTCTGGTGGCATACCTCCTCGAGGACTACTGGGAGATGCTCCAAATGACCCACGTGGAGGGACTTTGCTCTCAGTGACTGGAGAAGTAGAGCCCAGGGGCTATATGGGACCACCCCATCAGGGTCCTCCAATGCATCATGGTCATGACAACCGTGGCCCTGCCTCACATGATATGAGAGGAGGACCATTGGCAGCAGATCCCAGAATGCTAATTGGAGAGCCCAGAGGTCCCATGATAGATCAGAGAGGTCTACCTATGGATGGTAGAGGAGGTAGAGAATCTCGAGGGATGGAGACTCGGCCCATGGAAACTGAGGTCTTGGAGCCACGAGGAATGGAGAGAAGGATGGAGACCTGCGCGATGGAAACCAGAGGCATGGATGCAAGAGGACTAGAGATGAGGGGCCCTGGCCCTAGTTCCAGAGGTCCGATGACTGGTGGAATCCAGGGTCCTGGCCCTATTAATATGGGGGCAGGTGGCCCTCAGGGACCTAGACAGGTTCCAAATATTGCAGGAGTGGGAAATCCTGGAGGTACCATGCAGGGGGCAGGTATACAAGGAGGAGGGATGCAGGGAGCAGGTATGCAAGGAGGAGGGATGCAAGGAGCAGGCATGCAAGGAGGAGGGATGCAGGGAGCTGGCATGCAAGCAGGGATGCAGGGAGCTAGCATGCAAGGAGGGATGCAGGGAGCTGGCATGCAAGGAGCCAGTAAGCAAGGTGGAGGCCAGCCTAGCAGTTTTAGCCCTGGGCAAAGCCAGGTAACTCCACAAGATCAAGAAAAAGCAGCTTTGATCATGCAGGTTCTCCAGCTGACTGCGGATCAGATTGCCATGCTGCCTCCCGAACAAAGGCAGAGCATTTTGATTTTAAAGGAACAAATCCAGAAATCCACTGGGGCTTCTTGA